In the genome of Patagioenas fasciata isolate bPatFas1 chromosome 12, bPatFas1.hap1, whole genome shotgun sequence, one region contains:
- the LIPC gene encoding hepatic triacylglycerol lipase isoform X1, with amino-acid sequence MKSLQLVSFLLISCIITPANTHGGKKKEALGSQSQHTRTKKDQQNSETKFRLYTDTTEESCQIFWNQLETLDKCGFNASLPLVMIVHGWSVDGVLESWIWKMAAALKSQHKQMNVIIADWLTSAHQHYPIAVQNTRYIGQEIADFLEWLEESIQFSRSNAHLIGYSLGAHVSGFAGSYISGTNKIGRITGLDPAGPLFEGMSPTDRLSPDDANFVDAIHTFTKQHMGLSVGIKQPVAHFDFYPNGGTFQPGCHIMHVYNHIAQYGITGITQTVKCAHERSVHLFIDSLLHNDKQSTAYWCNDINTFEKGMCLSCRKNRCNTLGYNIREERLPKSRRLFLKTRAHMPFKVYHYQFKIHFINEIQGKQIDPTFTISLTGSKEDAKNLPITVVEGINGNKTYSFLITLDTDIGDLIMIKLKWEATAVWENIWDTVQIIIPWTKGTRRPGLTVKTIRVKAGETQQKMTFCSQSIDNLHLHPAQEKTFVRCEDRFQRQNSK; translated from the exons AGGCGCTGGGATCACAGAGTCAGCACACTAGAACAAAGAAAGATCAGCAAAACTCAGAAACCAAATTTCGACTCTATACAGATACCACCGAAGAAAGCTGTCAGATTTTTTGGAATCAGTTGGAGACTCTTGACAAATGTGGTTTCAATGCCTCTCTTCCTCTGGTGATGATAGTCCATGGCTGGTCG GTGGATGGGGTCTTAGAAAGCTGGATTTGGAAAATGGCAGCAGCTCTCAAGTCTCAGCATAAACAAATGAACGTGATCATTGCGGACTGGCTCACATCTGCTCACCAGCACTATCCCATTGCTGTACAGAACACACGCTACATAGGACAGGAGATCGCAGACTTCCTGGAATGGCTGGAG GAATCCATTCAATTTTCCAGAAGCAATGCTCATTTAATTGGGTACAGCCTTGGAGCTCATGTTTCAGGATTTGCTGGAAGTTATATCAGTGGTACTAACAAGATTGGAAGAATTACAG GCCTTGACCCTGCTGGTCCCTTGTTTGAAGGAATGTCACCAACAGACCGGTTATCTCCAGATGATGCAAACTTTGTAGACGCAATTCATACATTCACTAAACAGCACATGGGTCTCAGTGTTGGCATCAAACAGCCTGTGGCTCATTTCGACTTTTATCCCAATGGAGGCACCTTTCAGCCTGGCTGTCACATCATGCACGTGTATAACCACATCGCACAATATGGAATCACTG GCATCACTCAAACTGTGAAATGTGCCCACGAGAGGTCAGTTCATTTGTTCATCGACTCTCTGCTTCACAATGATAAGCAGAGCACAGCATACTGGTGCAACGACATCAACACTTTTGAAAAAGGAATGTGCCTCAGCTGTAGGAAGAACCGCTGCAACACACTGGGCTACAACATCAGAGAGGAAAGGCTACCAAAAAGCAGACGACTCTTTTTGAAAACAAGAGCACATATGCCTTTCAAAG TCTACCACTATCAGTTCAAGATCCACTTCATCAATGAAATCCAAGGCAAGCAGATAGACCCAACTTTTACCATCTCTCTGACAGGGAGTAAGGAGGATGCTAAAAACCTGCCCATCACAGT agtTGAAGGTATTAATGGGAATAAAACCTACTCTTTTCTCATCACCCTGGACACTGATATTGGTGATCTAATAATGATCAAGTTAAAATGGGAAGCAACTGCTGTTTGGGAAAATATCTGGGACACAGTTCAAATCATAATACCATGGACAAAAGGCACCCGTCGACCAGGACTTACAGTGAAGACAATAAGAGTGAAGGCAGGGGAAACACAGCAAAA aATGACATTTTGTTCTCAAAGCATCGACAACCTTCACCTCCATCCAGCccaagagaaaacatttgtgaggTGTGAAGATCGCTTTCAGAGACAAAACAGCAAGTGA
- the LIPC gene encoding hepatic triacylglycerol lipase isoform X2, protein MIVHGWSVDGVLESWIWKMAAALKSQHKQMNVIIADWLTSAHQHYPIAVQNTRYIGQEIADFLEWLEESIQFSRSNAHLIGYSLGAHVSGFAGSYISGTNKIGRITGLDPAGPLFEGMSPTDRLSPDDANFVDAIHTFTKQHMGLSVGIKQPVAHFDFYPNGGTFQPGCHIMHVYNHIAQYGITGITQTVKCAHERSVHLFIDSLLHNDKQSTAYWCNDINTFEKGMCLSCRKNRCNTLGYNIREERLPKSRRLFLKTRAHMPFKVYHYQFKIHFINEIQGKQIDPTFTISLTGSKEDAKNLPITVVEGINGNKTYSFLITLDTDIGDLIMIKLKWEATAVWENIWDTVQIIIPWTKGTRRPGLTVKTIRVKAGETQQKMTFCSQSIDNLHLHPAQEKTFVRCEDRFQRQNSK, encoded by the exons ATGATAGTCCATGGCTGGTCG GTGGATGGGGTCTTAGAAAGCTGGATTTGGAAAATGGCAGCAGCTCTCAAGTCTCAGCATAAACAAATGAACGTGATCATTGCGGACTGGCTCACATCTGCTCACCAGCACTATCCCATTGCTGTACAGAACACACGCTACATAGGACAGGAGATCGCAGACTTCCTGGAATGGCTGGAG GAATCCATTCAATTTTCCAGAAGCAATGCTCATTTAATTGGGTACAGCCTTGGAGCTCATGTTTCAGGATTTGCTGGAAGTTATATCAGTGGTACTAACAAGATTGGAAGAATTACAG GCCTTGACCCTGCTGGTCCCTTGTTTGAAGGAATGTCACCAACAGACCGGTTATCTCCAGATGATGCAAACTTTGTAGACGCAATTCATACATTCACTAAACAGCACATGGGTCTCAGTGTTGGCATCAAACAGCCTGTGGCTCATTTCGACTTTTATCCCAATGGAGGCACCTTTCAGCCTGGCTGTCACATCATGCACGTGTATAACCACATCGCACAATATGGAATCACTG GCATCACTCAAACTGTGAAATGTGCCCACGAGAGGTCAGTTCATTTGTTCATCGACTCTCTGCTTCACAATGATAAGCAGAGCACAGCATACTGGTGCAACGACATCAACACTTTTGAAAAAGGAATGTGCCTCAGCTGTAGGAAGAACCGCTGCAACACACTGGGCTACAACATCAGAGAGGAAAGGCTACCAAAAAGCAGACGACTCTTTTTGAAAACAAGAGCACATATGCCTTTCAAAG TCTACCACTATCAGTTCAAGATCCACTTCATCAATGAAATCCAAGGCAAGCAGATAGACCCAACTTTTACCATCTCTCTGACAGGGAGTAAGGAGGATGCTAAAAACCTGCCCATCACAGT agtTGAAGGTATTAATGGGAATAAAACCTACTCTTTTCTCATCACCCTGGACACTGATATTGGTGATCTAATAATGATCAAGTTAAAATGGGAAGCAACTGCTGTTTGGGAAAATATCTGGGACACAGTTCAAATCATAATACCATGGACAAAAGGCACCCGTCGACCAGGACTTACAGTGAAGACAATAAGAGTGAAGGCAGGGGAAACACAGCAAAA aATGACATTTTGTTCTCAAAGCATCGACAACCTTCACCTCCATCCAGCccaagagaaaacatttgtgaggTGTGAAGATCGCTTTCAGAGACAAAACAGCAAGTGA